The Vitis vinifera cultivar Pinot Noir 40024 chromosome 8, ASM3070453v1 genome segment TGGTATGAGAAGGAACATAGTCATCATATTCGAAAGGCAGCTTGAATAATCAAATTCCTGAAGGAATTTGGGTCAATTATAGAACTTGACTATATTAAGATAACTCTCGAATGTCCTCACACAACATATTATCGTATGAATTTGTTTTGGGTGAATGGATGGAGGCGAGTTTATGATCAGTCACTACAGTATGGGCCACCTTATATTTGGGTCACCCTTGTCAGGCCCGTTTCCAATTCGGTCCAGATCAAACCACCTTCTTAAACCGTTTCAACGACGTCTCCGAGTACTGTACTGTACTTCTCAAAAAGCAAACACAGACAGctgaaattaatcaattataaaacattGAAATAGGGGAACAGGTGTTGTGCACCAACGGGATGGGCCCTCAATCTGAATGAATATAATGCGCCCACAACACCACGGATCCAGCGTTCCAAGCCCATGGGTTTGGGCATAGAGCGCGGTGGCCTTTGTGCGTATTAATGTGTGATGTGAAGTTGTGATTCTTGTGAACGGCCAATGGGATGACGGCGCCAGCATCGGCAGCCGAAGCGGCAGCGCAGCCGCCTCGGCCACTGTGTCAACACGTGTATGATTTAATGTGGCTACCACCGTGGCACCCGCCACCCGTCTCATCAAAGGAGCCGACGCACCCGATTGCCTGCAAGTACAACTGCCACATGCCCTCGCTTTTAATTTCCTTTCTGTTTCGGGTTCACCCGTGAGTCCGTGACTCAACACCTTTCACCTTgtgtttatttctttaataatatttaattcgCATGGAAATTATCATAGAATgggtttatttttatatttatatttaaatttcctTGTTTTATTGTATGCTATAAATTTAACTATAGGAATCATATCGTAGCTATAATGTTGTTTGGGACTACAAGCTTTTGATCCTATTAGAAAAGAGAATACTACTGTTTGGATGAATAGAAATTATTCACAACCCATCCCTTTTTTGGAAGCCAAAATTAGAGGAGAAAATAAGTCTAATTAAGGTTCAGTCCAAATACGACAACACAGGTTAGAGATGCTCTAAAAACAGGAAAATAATGTAAAGCTAAAGGAGATTAGGCCTGGAGGTGGAATCACGGACAGGgcaaaaatgaaaggaaatgaaatggGTAGGGGAGGGGAGAAAATGGCAAATACTGATTCATTTAATGGAGTGACTGACTGACTGGGGAATCCCAAATGGCAGTAGAAGAGGAAGGTATTGAGGGCAAAGGCCGAAGGGGCAGCGTTGAGACAGAGATTCGGGAAGTAAGCGAGGGGGTTGGAGGAGGGGGGCCGTCACAGTCTTCACGTGGGGGCAGATATCCCTTGACAAGGGGACATCAAACCCCACGTCATCTTTCATCATCCTCTGACACGTGGAAGATTCCCCCAGCTAGTCAACTTCCACCCATTCCCACACCAACTGCCTACTTTTTGTTGTCTTGTAGCTGTCACCATAGCCCGCtcctttgtctttttttttttttttcttctttttttctttcctctcaCATCAGACATCAACCCCCTCCCCACCAAATTATTAATCatgtatatttatatacaattaTTATCCGCTTCAGTCTACAAAGTACAAACTAATCGTATACAtccaatttcctttttctttttactttcaaaaaacaaataatatttccAAAAACAATAATTTGTGGTAGCCTGGCCCCTGATGTGGGTGGGTTAGGTGGCCTTAAGGGAGTGAAGAGCGTGTGCATAGTAATGGATGTCTTGAAAGGAATATGGATAGGGGGTCCACCCTAATGCCCAGGGAGTGGGGCAGGCGTTTGAAGCGAGTTTTAAAGATGGAAGAGAAGAGATGTCCGGAGTGGTGGGCTCAATTTGGTTCGCTTTGTTGTTTCTTCTCCAACCATTCTCATCTCATCTCATTCCTTTGTAGGCCCCCTTGCAGCTATTGTTTTTGTTCATCCGTCTCCATCTCTCTGCCCCACAACAATCCTCACGGTTATTAAATATTTACCCCATTATATGAGATCATAGCACCCCCTTCATTTATTTCTGATTAGTTACAGAGGTCTTAGCATTCTACAATGACAATAATAGATtgaaaaactaaactaagatCTTTTTTTGTATCCAAGGTCTAAATTAATTAGACAGATGTATGAGCTACGCGATCTTCGAGCTCGAAATTAATAACCTTACCTAATATGATAATTTATTGAACCCCAATTGGTTGGAGACCCTAAAGTACGAACCCAATCTCAGCTTCGAGCAAACCTTTCAAAAAAGGAAGGGTTCGAGAGGAGAGATTTTAAGGGAACAACGTGAAGAAATTATGATAGGTTGAGCAACCTTAATCATTGTGGCCAAAGCTCCTACCTACTCTTTTTGTTACTCTTAATTTTGAAATGACATCATAATACAgactttttatttgaaagaaaatatgaataaactttttcttatttattcaattttattttttttaagaaaatatgaataagcttagcttttttttttctttttttttttgttatggtttaaaaattattttagtagaATATTTATTGGAtgtattttttcaaatatattatttttgctCAAAAATCCATGTCCGCATTCCATTTACCCGACAAAGGTGAAACAGCCAATCAAGTTTCCGGAGTAGATTCAGTACACAGTGAGTAGCGTGCAAGCACGCGCTTCATGAAAGCGTGAGTGGGAAGCAATGCCTTCCACTCTTCCCTGCAAATAGAATGGACTGACAGAGAGTTCCAGTTAACCTCTACCTTCTCGAAGGTTAAAAAACTAACCCAGGTCCCAGGCTAAACAGTCAACCGTAGTTAAATAAGCCTGGAAACACGTAACTAGGGTTAGAATCTCCAGTTAAGGACTGCTTTGCTTTGAGAGAAGTAAGACCAAAAGCTGCCACTCCCCAAAAAATCCCGATAAGTGGTCAAAATACCACGATACGATCAACCTCAAGCGATAAAAGTGGGAAAACAAAACAGCCCAAtccaatccaatttttttatgagtaACAGAATTgagaaacaaatattttatgaagTAAAAAGAACAAGGAAAGCAAAAACAAATGGGAAAAAGGTGAAAATGGTTTTGCTTTCTTTAAGATCTTTGTTGGTTTGCTGGCTTAGCAAGATACACAGTTTCTCCAGATCCGAAGAAAAAGGTAGGAAATAGAAAAtcaggttaaaaaaaaattattattaataattataaaaaaaaatgaaggtactACTTCTTGCTCTGAGTTCTgatatttttaaccttttctGTGCTGTGGCTTTGGACTTTTGTATGATCCAAAAGGCATTGAATGAATCTTTGAAAACTTTtactctctcttctctctcttctcttctcttctatATTGCTTTAGCTGAGTGGATTTTCCTATGCTTTATCTGCCTTGTCGGTGATTGTTATCAAAGCCTCATAAAACAATAAATCAGGATTTTGGaattgttttgttgtttttgtttttttgtttttgtttttaagcaGAGGTTTGTGTGTAGTTAGTGGTAGTTGAAGGACACCGATTATCTTTGTGTTCTCCTCTGGAGTGTGTTTCGTGCGTGTGTGTGCCGACTCTGGATCTTGATGAGTCATTTTTCCCGACTCGGCTCGGGAATCGCTGAGTCGGAAACGATTTGAGGATCGGCTGGGCTGAGTTGTGGGAGCTTGGGTTGATGAGCCGAGGGAGGAAGGAGCTAGGGTTTGGACTCTGTAACTGTGTGATTTGTGGAGTTGAAGCGATGAGCGGAAGGAATGCTTTTTTATTTCGAGAGTTGTAGGGTTTTTCTGCtgagtttctttctttcttttgtttgttgtgTTTGTTGATGATGATTGAAATTGTTGAAGTGGGGAATTGAAGTGAATGAAGGTTTATGATTTTGTGGTTTGGTCaagattttgtggaattgtacgtgttttagggttttcttgAAAGAGATCGAGAGGAAAGTTCTTGTTAAAATATAATTCTTGTTGTGGTTTGGAATAGAGTGCCCGAGTCTATCTTAGTTTGGCGGGGAAGGTCCTATTTTTGGTTCTGCTTTGATCGGATGCTTCATaaggtaaagaaaaattttcagatgaaaatttattatgttgTGTAcgatttgttttcttcttccttactGTTGATTAAATCATAAGAAGCCTAAATCTTGTGACGTCTGTGGCAGGAAGGAGCTTTTATGCATTGAAGACTGTTGATTACTATCACAACATTGATTGAAATGATTCCATTTTTGGGTTCAAAAGAGAAATCAAAGGAGGCGGGGAAGTGTTTAAATCCTCAACTCTGGCATGCTTGTGCCGGAGGAATGGTACAAATGCCTCCTGTGAATAGCAAGGTCTTTTACTTTCCCCAAGGCCATGCTGAGCACGCATGTGCTAGTGTGGATTTCAGGAATTACCCAAGGATTCCGGCATACATACCCTGCAGAGTTTCTGCAATGAAATTCATGGCAGATCCTGAGAGTGATGAGGTTTATGCGAAGATTACTCTGGTTCCGTTGAATGGTAGTGAGAGTGATTATGACGATGATGGATATGGAAATGGAACAGAGTCCCAAGAGAAACCTGCCTCTTTTGCAAAGACATTGACACAATCCGATGCCAATAATGGTGGGGGCTTCTCAGTTCCACGATATTGTGCGGAGACTATATTTCCCCGCTTGGATTACACTGCTGATCCTCCCGTACAAAACATCCTTGCAAAGGATGTGCATGGAGAAACGTGGAAATTTAGGCATATTTACAGAGGGACTCCACGGCGTCATCTATTGACAACGGGATGGAGCACTTTTGTTAACCACAAGAAGCTTATAGCTGGGGATTCAATTGTATTTTTGAGAGCAGAAAATGGGGATCTTTGTGTTGGAATTCGAAGAGCAAAGAGGGGAATTGGATGTGGACCGGAATCATCTTCTGGTTGGAACCCAGCTGGTTGTAACTATGTCATGCCATATGGAGGATTTTCAGCATTCCTGAGGGAAGATGAGAACAAATTGACAAGAAATGGGAATGGTGGCAGTTCAGGCTCCAATGGGAGTTTTTTTGGCAGGGTAAAAGTGACGGCTGAAGCCGTTATTGAAGCTGTGAGACTTGCTGTCAATGGGCAGCCCTTTGAGGTCATCTATTACCCACGAGCTAGCACGCCAGAATTCTGTGTGAAGTCTTCATTGGTGAAGTCAGCATCGCAGATCCGGTGGTGTTCTGGGATGAGGTTCAAAATGGCTTTTGAAACTGAGGATTCTTCACGTATAAGTTGGTTTATGGGGACTATCTCCTCTGTTCAGGTTGCTGATCCCGTCCGCTGGCCTGATTCACCTTGGAGGCTTCTCCAGGTATTGTCGTCTCTCTTGTTTATGCATTTCTATTTACTGTAAAAAgcaaaaacgaaaaaaaaatgaaaaagaaaaagaaaaagaaaaaggaaaaatatatggTCCCTGAACGAAGGTGCCATGTTTCCCCTTGTTTCTGTtgctttttttccctttttttattcTGTTTTAAAGTTTTGCCAACTCTGCTCTCCAAATGATTTCTCATCCTGAAGAAAGCTTTTTTTGAAGTTTCAAAttatgaaagagaagaaaagaagagaattaTCCTTTTTTGGCAGTTCACATCCTTTGtagtttattgaaaataatacaGCATATAAAGGTTCAAATTTCGTTTGTCTTCAACATGCTCTTGCTACGACTTGCCATACGGAGACAACTGTTTTTgggtaaataatttttttttttttctctctagttATGCAAATGCTGATATCACGGACCTGGGCTTGAAACCATCCTTCCGTATATCATACAACCACCTCATTTACTGTTATATATTGTCTGGGAGGTTTTATTTGTATCAGATGCTGCTCAGTACTTGCATCAGATACTGCTCAGTAATAATATGTTAGCTATTTAACTGGAACCAGAGTGTGTTATATGGTACTGGGAATCTTTGGGTCATGAATCTCAATGGTCCATTATCTTATTATTGAATTGGTTCTCTGTTTAAGTTTATAATGCATAAATTCGGGTGTCTATTCTGTTCTAAAATTTTTCTCTTCCTGGATGTTTCTGGTGCTATGCTGTTGTGTCGCTTCTTACACTACTCTGTTCTGAGTAGAATTCTAATGCTATTGCAGTAGATTGCATCTTCCTTAGCACCAAGAATCTTGTGCACCaagtttttatatttcttgAACCATTAATGGTGAAAGATCCTCAAATTTTTGAGAGCACATACTTCGATTAGCAAAGTTTCAAACAAAGTAGAATGGAGGCTGTTTTGATTCATGGAGAGTCTCAGATACACATCCCTATAAGTTGTGCAAAGGGcattaataaatgtttttatgCACATACCTAGAGAAGATGTCTTTGTAACCTAGTAATGGTTCAGATCTATGAAGTTCTGCTCAGGCTACCCTAAAGAAGTACTCATAAGGTTATTCTCAATTGAGGTTTCCTGGGAgatttaatacaatttttaaacagACTATaaaatatcttgattttgtatCGCCATAGGGCTAGTAATAGTTACAAGTATTGAACAAGACCAGTACATTGATCCACCTACCGGAGGGCTCAGCTTAGAACCTCCCAGTTAATCTCTTTTCTCCCATATCACCCGGACTCTTTGGTTtcaatctcttttcttttctttttctcccctGGACTTGGTTGCCTTACATTTCCTCTTTGAGTTTCTACAAAGTTAATGATATAATCTCTCTGTTCCCTCCCCTCTCATCTGCTCTTAATAATTTGTTGAAGTAAATATGTTGCAGGTGACATGGGATGAACCAGATCTGCTTCAAAATGTGAAACGCGTCAGCCCATGGCTGGTAGAATTGGTATCCAATATGCCATCCATCCATCTGACCCATTTTTCACCACCGAGAAAGAAGCTGAGATTCCCACAATACCCAGATTTCCCCCTTGATGCCCAATTTTCAATGCCAACGTTTTCCAGCAACCTTGTAGGGCCAAGTAACCCCTTTGGTTGTTTATCCGACAATATTCCTGCTGGCATGCAGGGAGCCAGGCATGCTCAATATGGTTTATCTTTATCTGATCCCCATCACAATAAATTTCAGTCAGGTCTGTTTCCAGCACCTTTCCCACAGCTCGATCATCCTGCCACACCCCCTAAAGCCTCCAATGATTATGTTAGTCGCAAACGTAGCAGCAGTGAAAATGTTTCTTCCTTGTTAACCATTGCACAATCTACAGAGACTTCAAAGAAATCCGATGATAGAAAGACAGGATTTACACTTTTTGGTCGATCAATACTAACTGAGCAACAGATGTCCCAAAGCTGCTCTGGTGATACGGTCTCACCAGTTATTACTGGGAATAGTTCATCAGAAGGGAATCAAGATAAGATGGCAAATTTTTCTGATGGTTCTGGATCTGCACTTCATCAACATGGCCTTCCAGAGCACTCATCCTGTGAAGGGTACCAAACATACAAGGTTAATCACCGTGAAACCGAGCCCAACTTGGAGACTGGTCACTGTAAGGTTTTCATGGAATCTGAGGATGTGGGTCGCACTCTTGATCTTTCATTACTTACATCTTATGATGAATTATGCGGCAAGCTGGCAAAAATGTTTACTATAGAAGATTCTGAGATGCGGAACCATGTGCTCTATAGGGATGCAACTGGTGCAGTCAAACATATCGGCGATGAACCATTTAGGTGAGAGTTGTTTTGCCTGTTGCCCCCCTCATTCTTCCTGTTTCATCTCTtgaccacatttttttttattttttttggcattttgatAAATGAGTGTAGGGATATAATCTCTTAGCTTTTTTGAAAGAGgaccaatgttttcaaaaatcaaactaactctttattttcctttgtctGACATTGCAGTGACTTCACAAAAACAGCGAAAAGGTTGACAATTTTAATGGATTCAAGCAGCGACAATGTAGGAGtgtatagaaaataagaaaccTCAATTGTCAAATGTACAGCTGGATGACCAAATCCTTTGTTCCATGCTGACCTTTTTATCCTTCCTAGGGTTGGGGAGATGGGGAGCTCGTTTGATGCAGTTTTGGACTTTCCAGTATAAAGCCTCCCAGATTCTTGTTTTTTCCACAACTGAGGAAGCAAtctttgaattttggaatttccCTTAAAATAAATGCATTAGTTCAATCAGCAAATTTGTTGGTAGTCTGTTCTATTGTATTATTCAGACAATGCTTACAAATACAAGTTAACAAGTGCTTGGGTCGAAAggcttttgagaatgaaattaatGCATACAAGTCTTCTAAGCAAAGCTAGCAAGCAGCACATCAGTCATATATACTGTCTGAGGTGCTGCTTTCTTGATCGTCCTCCTGGTTTATTTTGTGTAAACATACTTTATGGTTGCCCATACAAGTTATCTTCCAATTTCTTGTATGTATTTAAGAACAATAAAACACCTCTCTACCCTGATTATATATATTGATATGTCCATTGTCAGGCTTTCTTGGAAGAGACTGTCAGTGTCCAAATGCCTTACTGATGTAAATGagattcaatttttataataccTGTGGGTGGCCCATGCTATTGGGGGTTTTTAATCTTTGAAATTTGTTCCATGGATTGAGACTAGTGGGGCTGGGGAAAACCGGTTTCAAAAGGTCCTTCCAGGTTATAACTGTGTGAGTTTGACcaaattgggttttgggttGTTAAGAAGAGGTTGTTTAAAGGGGAAACAGATTCTCAAGGATTACGGAAATGGACTTCTGATCAGTAGGTGAGCAACACGTGTGACA includes the following:
- the LOC100251645 gene encoding auxin response factor 18, coding for MIPFLGSKEKSKEAGKCLNPQLWHACAGGMVQMPPVNSKVFYFPQGHAEHACASVDFRNYPRIPAYIPCRVSAMKFMADPESDEVYAKITLVPLNGSESDYDDDGYGNGTESQEKPASFAKTLTQSDANNGGGFSVPRYCAETIFPRLDYTADPPVQNILAKDVHGETWKFRHIYRGTPRRHLLTTGWSTFVNHKKLIAGDSIVFLRAENGDLCVGIRRAKRGIGCGPESSSGWNPAGCNYVMPYGGFSAFLREDENKLTRNGNGGSSGSNGSFFGRVKVTAEAVIEAVRLAVNGQPFEVIYYPRASTPEFCVKSSLVKSASQIRWCSGMRFKMAFETEDSSRISWFMGTISSVQVADPVRWPDSPWRLLQVTWDEPDLLQNVKRVSPWLVELVSNMPSIHLTHFSPPRKKLRFPQYPDFPLDAQFSMPTFSSNLVGPSNPFGCLSDNIPAGMQGARHAQYGLSLSDPHHNKFQSGLFPAPFPQLDHPATPPKASNDYVSRKRSSSENVSSLLTIAQSTETSKKSDDRKTGFTLFGRSILTEQQMSQSCSGDTVSPVITGNSSSEGNQDKMANFSDGSGSALHQHGLPEHSSCEGYQTYKVNHRETEPNLETGHCKVFMESEDVGRTLDLSLLTSYDELCGKLAKMFTIEDSEMRNHVLYRDATGAVKHIGDEPFSDFTKTAKRLTILMDSSSDNVGVYRK